One window from the genome of Rhodobacteraceae bacterium S2214 encodes:
- a CDS encoding gluconokinase, with protein sequence MFYVVMGVSGCGKSSIGAAFADAIGGVFVDGDDLHPATNVAKMAAGTPLNDADRAPWLRDVGAAFREHDGDVVIGCSALKRAYRDIIRDAAGGPVTFLHLHGSQAVIAERMAARADHFMPTALLDSQFAALEIPDADETAVTVDIDQPPAAIVAAFVANTGKDFA encoded by the coding sequence ATGTTTTACGTTGTGATGGGCGTGTCCGGCTGCGGAAAGTCGTCGATTGGTGCCGCTTTTGCAGATGCAATTGGTGGCGTTTTTGTTGATGGCGACGACCTGCATCCTGCAACAAATGTCGCGAAAATGGCGGCTGGTACGCCGCTGAATGACGCGGATCGTGCGCCGTGGTTGCGCGATGTCGGGGCTGCGTTTCGTGAACATGACGGTGACGTGGTGATTGGCTGTTCCGCCTTGAAACGCGCGTACCGTGATATCATCCGTGACGCGGCGGGTGGGCCTGTGACGTTCCTGCATTTGCATGGTTCTCAAGCGGTTATCGCGGAACGTATGGCCGCGCGGGCCGATCATTTTATGCCGACAGCGTTGCTCGACAGTCAGTTTGCGGCGCTTGAGATACCGGACGCGGACGAAACGGCCGTGACGGTCGATATTGATCAACCGCCCGCTGCGATTGTTGCGGCTTTCGTGGCGAACACAGGGAAGGATTTCGCATGA